The following are from one region of the Stigmatella ashevillena genome:
- a CDS encoding Dauer Up-regulated has product MARPVDSTGGAEAARQAAAEAARRAAEAAARQAAEAAARNKATSPSNTPARPAPTDQFAAPQTQGGRNTVNLEGGEPTGTGNAPAGALPSSPEDLPKLFPELKDKPKAELKKAYDSMKKLVEGDFSEKAAALGELAGQFPDTTQNVLDKLGVKDNKLAKLATNKDALAALGKLTSKESSVADKASAALELANSAGEIFKPEELKGVLGKVLNGMPAGAKLADAIGAFTDPSKTGTDKAKATLELASALKDFAGKEFPKLANDLRKLDGTFRAAGAAITLLDPKASAQDKALAAAQLAAEIPDLSKDLTAFKDALKQYGVKGADAAVDQAAQLATVKGLDPSLAQKLTPEQLKGLESVATKVGPENLKGVLEGIKDPKALDGLVGQLGKLDDAAGKRLLKSLGGMEHGALAKALSDPKTLEQLGTLATKLDDAGADLIGKLAKDMDPDGLKMLLKFTDGVDGSALKTGLAGLKPLLEQGGGKLVGKGLKLLDGMLGKMGVEVTAEVAGKVFKNLAKAIPLAGAVPGLIDAAKFGQEAIDLHGKNKDLGFYALVGANLNAADAVVGTVLDFTGVGAAVDLGVGAAFGVAELALELSFDAEKAKMEADPQNYQAPDWMKAVNLAAAAAMGPSGVAQLAAYYGPEGAAELTQWGIEKGAKGAVDLAKFAGVSAAEFTGDSLKTTAGFIRGLADVIRNPSKYGEAIATKARDTLNAALEKGGEIAAEAKKVLGTVIDEAKKLGAKGLDTLKFIAQNPGEAAKMAVDGIKSMIESGGELLKQGGEAVLKKAVETLEGLKQGWENLKGAAKEKAAELIEGAKGALKSALNKAVELGEKGLETLTWAATHPGEVGELAKKALTDVLAKGGELAKKAWDGIKGLGAKGLELAESTIKTLQDAGGKAVDTLKYIAENPGEAAAKVRDWAGQTLSNIARKGGELAKEAATAIKDFVDRRVDWAKKFATDLLKEGVSAFKEVAKAWGQNLTEGGKEILSALKDLGSAGVDALKDLANAGGQLAEAAVGYLGDLAKMGIDAAKGALDGLAQLGGEVGRLASGAFDAVKNATNGETTVFGYEVDLNPFW; this is encoded by the coding sequence ATGGCCCGTCCCGTCGATTCCACCGGTGGTGCAGAGGCTGCTCGCCAGGCCGCGGCGGAAGCCGCCCGTAGAGCCGCAGAAGCCGCTGCTCGCCAGGCCGCGGAGGCCGCTGCCCGCAACAAGGCCACCTCTCCGTCGAACACGCCCGCCAGGCCCGCCCCGACGGATCAATTCGCCGCTCCTCAGACGCAGGGAGGTCGGAACACGGTGAACCTGGAGGGCGGCGAGCCCACCGGGACGGGCAACGCTCCTGCCGGTGCGCTTCCGAGCAGCCCCGAGGACCTTCCCAAGCTCTTCCCCGAGCTCAAGGACAAGCCCAAGGCAGAGCTGAAGAAGGCCTATGACTCAATGAAGAAGCTCGTCGAGGGCGACTTCTCGGAGAAGGCCGCTGCGCTGGGAGAACTGGCCGGACAGTTCCCGGACACCACCCAGAACGTGCTCGACAAGCTGGGCGTCAAGGACAACAAGCTCGCCAAGCTGGCCACCAACAAGGACGCGCTCGCCGCGCTGGGCAAGCTCACCAGCAAAGAATCCTCGGTGGCCGACAAGGCCTCCGCCGCGCTCGAGCTGGCCAACAGCGCCGGGGAGATCTTCAAGCCCGAGGAGCTCAAGGGTGTCCTCGGCAAGGTGCTCAACGGCATGCCCGCGGGAGCCAAGCTGGCCGACGCGATCGGCGCCTTCACCGACCCGTCGAAGACGGGCACCGACAAGGCCAAGGCCACGCTGGAGCTGGCCTCCGCCCTCAAGGACTTCGCCGGCAAGGAGTTCCCCAAGCTGGCCAATGATTTGCGCAAGCTGGACGGCACCTTCCGCGCCGCGGGTGCCGCCATCACCCTGCTCGACCCGAAGGCCTCCGCGCAAGACAAGGCGCTGGCCGCCGCGCAGCTGGCCGCTGAGATTCCTGATCTCTCCAAGGACCTCACCGCCTTCAAGGACGCGCTCAAGCAGTACGGCGTGAAGGGCGCCGACGCGGCCGTGGACCAGGCCGCGCAGCTCGCCACGGTGAAGGGCCTGGATCCGTCCTTGGCCCAGAAGCTCACGCCCGAGCAGCTCAAGGGCCTGGAGTCGGTGGCCACCAAGGTCGGGCCGGAGAACCTCAAGGGCGTGCTTGAGGGCATCAAGGATCCCAAGGCGCTCGACGGCTTGGTGGGCCAGCTGGGCAAGCTGGACGACGCGGCTGGCAAGCGGCTGCTCAAGTCCCTGGGGGGGATGGAGCACGGCGCTTTGGCCAAGGCCCTCTCAGATCCGAAGACGCTCGAGCAGCTCGGCACGCTGGCCACCAAGCTCGACGACGCGGGCGCGGACCTCATTGGCAAGCTCGCCAAGGACATGGATCCGGACGGGCTGAAGATGCTGTTGAAGTTCACCGACGGCGTCGACGGGAGCGCGCTCAAGACGGGGCTCGCGGGCCTCAAGCCCCTGTTGGAGCAGGGTGGCGGCAAGCTGGTGGGCAAGGGCCTCAAGCTGCTGGATGGCATGCTCGGGAAGATGGGCGTCGAGGTCACCGCCGAGGTGGCGGGCAAGGTCTTCAAGAACCTGGCGAAGGCCATCCCGTTGGCGGGCGCGGTGCCCGGCCTCATCGACGCGGCGAAGTTCGGCCAGGAGGCCATTGACCTCCACGGCAAGAACAAGGACCTGGGCTTCTACGCGCTGGTGGGCGCCAACCTCAACGCTGCGGACGCGGTGGTGGGCACGGTGCTGGACTTCACCGGCGTGGGCGCGGCGGTGGACCTGGGTGTGGGCGCCGCCTTCGGCGTGGCCGAGCTGGCGCTGGAGCTGTCCTTCGACGCCGAGAAGGCGAAGATGGAGGCGGATCCTCAGAACTACCAGGCGCCGGACTGGATGAAGGCAGTCAACCTGGCCGCTGCCGCCGCCATGGGACCCTCGGGCGTGGCGCAGCTGGCCGCCTATTACGGGCCCGAGGGCGCCGCCGAGTTGACCCAGTGGGGCATTGAGAAGGGGGCCAAGGGAGCGGTGGATCTGGCGAAGTTCGCTGGCGTCAGCGCCGCCGAGTTCACGGGCGATTCACTCAAGACGACGGCCGGCTTCATCCGCGGCCTGGCGGATGTCATCCGCAACCCGTCCAAGTACGGGGAGGCCATCGCCACCAAGGCGCGCGACACCCTCAACGCCGCCCTGGAGAAGGGGGGAGAGATCGCCGCGGAGGCCAAGAAGGTCCTCGGCACCGTCATCGACGAGGCAAAGAAGCTCGGGGCCAAGGGCCTGGACACGCTCAAGTTCATCGCCCAGAACCCGGGCGAGGCCGCCAAGATGGCGGTGGATGGCATCAAGAGCATGATCGAGTCCGGCGGCGAGCTGCTCAAGCAGGGCGGTGAGGCGGTCCTGAAGAAGGCCGTGGAGACGCTCGAGGGGCTCAAGCAAGGCTGGGAGAACCTCAAGGGTGCGGCGAAAGAGAAGGCCGCCGAGCTCATCGAGGGAGCCAAGGGCGCGCTCAAGTCGGCCCTCAACAAGGCCGTGGAGCTGGGCGAGAAGGGCCTGGAGACGCTCACCTGGGCGGCCACGCATCCGGGCGAGGTGGGGGAGCTGGCCAAGAAGGCGCTTACGGACGTGCTGGCCAAGGGCGGCGAGCTGGCCAAGAAGGCCTGGGACGGCATCAAGGGTCTGGGCGCCAAGGGCCTGGAACTCGCCGAGAGCACCATCAAGACGCTCCAGGACGCGGGCGGCAAGGCGGTGGACACGCTCAAGTACATTGCCGAGAACCCGGGCGAGGCCGCCGCGAAGGTGCGCGACTGGGCAGGTCAGACGCTGTCCAACATCGCTCGTAAGGGAGGGGAGCTGGCCAAGGAGGCCGCTACCGCCATCAAGGACTTCGTCGATCGGCGCGTGGATTGGGCCAAGAAGTTCGCCACGGATCTGCTCAAGGAGGGCGTGAGCGCCTTCAAGGAAGTGGCCAAGGCCTGGGGGCAGAATCTCACTGAGGGTGGCAAGGAGATCCTCTCCGCGCTCAAGGATTTGGGGAGCGCGGGCGTGGACGCGCTCAAGGACCTGGCCAACGCGGGCGGACAGCTCGCGGAGGCGGCGGTCGGCTACCTGGGAGACTTGGCCAAGATGGGCATCGACGCCGCCAAGGGCGCGCTCGATGGCCTGGCGCAACTGGGAGGCGAGGTCGGACGGCTGGCCAGCGGTGCATTCGACGCGGTGAAGAACGCGACCAACGGCGAGACCACCGTCTTCGGCTACGAGGTAGACCTGAACCCGTTCTGGTGA
- a CDS encoding cyclase family protein, translating into MVQAHARVPTPPWPAGDERGMANTQGPGTWLRCAQYLNAPHAKVYELSHLLSNAIPMSPYGPKVEYQFRPTAGLPGTRHAFNGESVTGDQGSQGTQLDSLGHFGYLPQPWSGQGAMPTENVRYYGGFRQADVKPTPQSPLLKLGLDKMPPVVTSAVLLDARHYMGKGQALKAGQRITPQDIEGMLRAQGLGGRGLLPGDVLYIYTGWEENWSDPTKGYYMKGPGLSYDAAKYLTSKAIVLVSLDCPFIDPAPEGFVEGNGPPAEGTPPGMPYAVHHQHLTQAGIYQIENAHLKEMAADKVWTSCTMILPLRLQGGASSPIRPVAIGTPGQ; encoded by the coding sequence ATGGTGCAGGCACACGCCCGGGTACCAACCCCCCCTTGGCCCGCGGGGGACGAGCGGGGCATGGCGAACACCCAGGGTCCCGGAACCTGGCTGCGCTGCGCCCAGTACCTGAATGCCCCCCACGCAAAGGTCTACGAGTTGTCCCATTTGCTGTCCAACGCCATACCGATGTCGCCTTACGGTCCCAAAGTCGAGTACCAGTTCCGGCCCACCGCGGGGCTGCCGGGCACACGCCATGCTTTCAACGGTGAGTCCGTCACAGGGGATCAGGGCTCCCAGGGCACGCAGCTGGATTCACTCGGGCACTTTGGCTACCTGCCCCAGCCGTGGAGCGGACAGGGCGCCATGCCGACGGAGAACGTCCGCTATTATGGCGGCTTCCGGCAGGCGGACGTCAAGCCGACGCCCCAATCGCCGCTGCTGAAGCTGGGCCTGGACAAGATGCCGCCGGTCGTCACCTCCGCGGTGCTGCTGGATGCGCGCCACTACATGGGCAAGGGCCAAGCCCTGAAGGCGGGTCAGCGCATCACCCCGCAGGACATTGAGGGCATGCTGCGGGCACAGGGGCTCGGAGGACGAGGGCTCCTGCCAGGAGATGTCCTCTACATCTACACGGGCTGGGAAGAGAACTGGTCGGACCCGACAAAGGGGTACTACATGAAAGGGCCAGGGCTCTCCTACGACGCGGCGAAGTACCTGACGAGCAAGGCCATCGTTCTGGTCTCGCTCGACTGCCCCTTCATCGATCCGGCTCCCGAGGGGTTCGTCGAGGGCAATGGGCCCCCTGCCGAGGGTACGCCCCCGGGGATGCCGTACGCCGTCCACCATCAACACCTGACGCAGGCGGGCATCTACCAGATCGAGAACGCCCACCTGAAGGAGATGGCAGCGGACAAGGTGTGGACCTCCTGCACGATGATCCTGCCGCTTCGGCTCCAGGGCGGTGCGAGTTCACCGATACGCCCGGTGGCCATTGGGACACCGGGCCAATAG
- a CDS encoding alpha/beta hydrolase, with protein sequence MKASPWQKRGPLAALSLLLLSTLAEATTVRVHYDVGYGNRVTIRGSKSPLSWTTGINATWSAGNIWTLSWSNSAGDVEIKPLVNDTVWSTGANYRIKAGATVELYPFFGPASGRLQYVSNVYSPQLGNSRTLAVYLPPSYSENPLKRYPVLYAHDGQNLFNASTAFGGVEWRMDETANALIGNGSMDEVIIVGVYNAEAHRIYEYTPCCDSQYGGGGADKYERFLIDTVKPYVDQNFRTLTGKQNTALLGSSLGGLVSFYVGRRNPSVFGKLAALSSSFWWNNQTLTQQVEVSPTKVEVNVYLDAGTSGDGLTETTRMRDALVADGHLQGGDLFYYVAQGAGHNESAWAARLNLPLTYLFPWQGTAY encoded by the coding sequence ATGAAAGCTTCCCCCTGGCAGAAAAGGGGCCCACTCGCGGCCCTGTCCCTCCTGTTGCTGAGCACCCTGGCAGAGGCCACCACCGTTCGTGTCCATTACGACGTGGGCTATGGCAACCGCGTGACCATCCGTGGAAGCAAATCCCCCCTCTCCTGGACCACCGGCATCAACGCCACCTGGAGCGCGGGCAACATCTGGACCCTGTCCTGGTCCAACTCCGCGGGTGATGTGGAGATCAAACCCCTCGTCAACGACACCGTCTGGTCCACCGGCGCCAACTACCGCATCAAGGCGGGCGCCACGGTGGAGCTCTACCCTTTCTTCGGCCCGGCCTCGGGGCGGTTGCAGTACGTCTCCAATGTCTATTCTCCGCAGCTCGGTAATTCCCGCACGCTTGCGGTCTATCTGCCCCCCAGTTATTCGGAGAACCCGCTCAAGCGCTATCCTGTCTTGTATGCCCATGACGGACAGAACCTGTTCAATGCCTCCACCGCCTTTGGTGGCGTCGAATGGCGCATGGACGAGACCGCCAATGCCCTCATCGGCAACGGTTCCATGGACGAGGTCATCATTGTTGGGGTCTACAACGCCGAGGCCCATCGCATCTACGAATACACCCCCTGCTGCGACTCTCAATACGGCGGCGGGGGCGCGGACAAATATGAGCGCTTCCTCATCGACACGGTAAAGCCCTACGTCGATCAGAACTTCCGCACGTTGACGGGAAAGCAGAACACCGCCCTTCTCGGCTCGTCACTCGGTGGGCTGGTGTCTTTTTATGTTGGACGGCGCAATCCGTCTGTCTTCGGCAAGCTCGCGGCGCTGTCGAGTTCCTTCTGGTGGAACAACCAGACGCTCACCCAGCAGGTAGAGGTGTCTCCTACGAAGGTGGAGGTGAACGTCTACCTTGATGCAGGGACGAGCGGTGACGGGTTGACCGAGACAACCCGCATGCGCGATGCGCTTGTGGCGGATGGCCACCTCCAGGGTGGAGATCTCTTCTATTACGTGGCCCAGGGCGCGGGACACAATGAATCCGCCTGGGCTGCACGGTTGAATCTGCCCCTCACGTACCTCTTCCCCTGGCAGGGCACGGCCTACTGA
- a CDS encoding glycoside hydrolase family 71/99-like protein, translated as MTKRRSSRALWAVSLSLTVAGCLEADEATLRNPAEAVGETRQAAVTQGIRDKVIVGYQGWFTAYGDGSPTERWSHWSAGVYRSNEGVPAPGHQTFDLYPDISEYAPGSLFQTGYAPLGNGAPAKLFSSYPSDVVNKHFQWMQQYGIDGAAVQRFLTTDGVFMAHRDSVASKVRTAAEATGRLFYIMYDVSGLSDATFLQMVKDDWTNQIVGQLHLPSSSRYATQDGKPVVSIWGLGFTDRPGSAAQASELVDWFRGQGAYVIGGVPTNWRTSSGDSKPGFTDVYKKFHMISPWTVGRYSTDADVDNFKNNYLLPDLAYCNTNGQAYQPVMFPGFAWYNWNGGAKNLIPRRAGALLWKQATNIRAAGISAAYIAMFDEYDEGTAIAKAAEDSSMAPTNQYFLTLSSDGTYLSSDFYLRLSGKVTRLIQGLDAPTSAVPIAPSNGPVWFRTGGEETDAALTWTNTIDPTGGGSQGVTGYGGTGGVDFRAVSGEQAHSGSRALRITGRDTQAGGASFSYFKAYDVHIPVHASTRLSFWTYPQNSLSRHVTVDLVMTDGSTLRDSGATDLNGVSMHPGADRGTVNAWTQTKSQIGQWLAGKTIDRILITYDYSPLTGDFRGFIDDIEVSD; from the coding sequence ATGACCAAGCGACGATCGAGCAGGGCTCTCTGGGCGGTCTCTCTCTCCCTCACCGTGGCGGGCTGTCTGGAGGCGGATGAAGCCACCCTCCGCAACCCCGCGGAGGCCGTAGGCGAGACGCGCCAAGCGGCCGTCACGCAGGGCATCCGGGACAAAGTCATTGTCGGCTACCAGGGTTGGTTCACCGCCTATGGAGACGGCTCCCCCACCGAGCGGTGGTCTCACTGGTCAGCCGGGGTCTACCGGTCCAACGAGGGCGTTCCCGCCCCCGGCCACCAGACCTTCGACTTGTACCCGGACATCTCGGAGTACGCGCCCGGGTCACTCTTCCAGACCGGCTATGCGCCGCTTGGCAACGGGGCTCCGGCGAAGCTGTTCTCCTCCTATCCATCGGACGTTGTGAACAAACATTTCCAATGGATGCAACAATACGGCATCGACGGCGCCGCCGTGCAACGGTTCCTGACGACGGATGGGGTCTTCATGGCGCATCGCGACAGCGTCGCGAGCAAGGTGAGGACCGCCGCCGAGGCCACCGGGCGCCTCTTCTACATCATGTATGACGTCTCGGGGCTGAGCGACGCCACCTTCCTCCAGATGGTCAAGGATGACTGGACGAATCAGATCGTCGGCCAGCTCCACCTGCCCTCCTCCTCGCGCTACGCGACCCAGGACGGAAAGCCCGTGGTATCGATCTGGGGCCTGGGCTTCACGGATCGGCCGGGCTCCGCCGCCCAGGCCTCTGAACTTGTCGACTGGTTCCGTGGCCAAGGGGCCTACGTCATCGGCGGAGTGCCCACGAACTGGCGCACCAGCAGTGGAGACTCGAAGCCGGGATTCACCGACGTGTACAAGAAGTTCCACATGATCTCGCCGTGGACCGTCGGCCGGTACAGCACCGACGCGGATGTCGACAACTTCAAGAACAATTACCTGCTCCCGGATCTCGCCTACTGCAACACCAACGGCCAAGCCTACCAGCCGGTCATGTTTCCCGGTTTCGCCTGGTACAACTGGAATGGAGGGGCGAAGAACTTGATCCCTCGGCGCGCAGGGGCGCTCCTGTGGAAGCAGGCCACCAACATCCGCGCCGCCGGCATCTCCGCGGCCTACATCGCGATGTTCGACGAATATGACGAGGGGACGGCCATTGCGAAGGCGGCCGAGGACTCGTCGATGGCGCCCACCAACCAGTACTTCCTCACGCTGAGTTCCGACGGCACCTATCTCTCCTCTGACTTCTACCTGCGCCTGTCGGGCAAAGTGACGCGGCTGATCCAGGGACTCGATGCGCCCACGTCGGCGGTTCCCATTGCGCCCTCCAATGGCCCCGTCTGGTTCCGCACGGGCGGAGAGGAAACCGACGCTGCCCTCACCTGGACCAACACCATCGACCCCACGGGGGGCGGAAGCCAGGGAGTGACAGGGTATGGAGGCACGGGCGGCGTCGACTTCAGGGCCGTCTCGGGTGAACAGGCCCACAGCGGAAGCCGGGCCCTGCGAATCACCGGACGGGATACCCAGGCTGGCGGGGCTTCCTTCTCCTATTTCAAAGCCTACGACGTCCACATTCCAGTCCACGCTTCGACCCGGCTGTCCTTCTGGACTTACCCCCAGAACAGCCTTTCCCGGCACGTGACCGTGGACCTCGTGATGACGGACGGCTCAACCCTTCGGGACTCGGGCGCCACGGACCTCAACGGCGTCAGCATGCACCCTGGCGCGGACCGGGGCACCGTCAACGCGTGGACGCAAACGAAGTCCCAGATCGGGCAGTGGTTGGCGGGCAAGACGATCGACCGGATTTTGATCACCTACGACTACAGCCCTCTGACCGGTGACTTCCGTGGGTTCATCGATGACATCGAGGTCTCTGACTAG
- a CDS encoding two-component regulator propeller domain-containing protein → MGIRAGAVGAGLTVISLLAMGCDDRPRTIDSQEHPEPGPSLGSEVPSDIPPVPPVDENPPSPPPPDEGPGTVPDTGEPQGAGPWPVDAVLDYTQAFGAGTPQSVGLDEGLNLWLLDGNRIGVMRPGDPAPVWTAGVGQARQPFGRDSLAIDSTVICGGEAGRAYVGYRAPEMQRAEGISQRTYIPGPGEANYTPERYAEYQKGDLDAVRLQPDGTVALEEHVWRTTGASNAGKQIGIHNTNDFHYEEDRSILNCARVTRGPYRGDLYVTTNHGVTRIQGLTYNSHRHPGWYLITTNPDGTKAESLQCPPMYGLGIASNGDVLVANEQMAGVLVPSARLEEWDRENTWTGPTPWTFKGFNHALNDQASDDFWRAFEQTSSGHYYLGSAEFGVWAMTPKSRSTGNWSKLAGLPSNRILALKATDDGALYIGTNGAGLWRLEPDGLTLTHVQQVSGQRILQLVYEPTVTPSMLLVLTDLGLTVLRGP, encoded by the coding sequence ATGGGCATTCGTGCAGGCGCGGTGGGGGCAGGGCTCACGGTCATCTCATTGCTTGCCATGGGTTGCGATGACCGGCCCAGGACAATCGACTCACAGGAACACCCGGAGCCCGGCCCTTCGCTGGGAAGCGAAGTTCCCTCGGACATCCCTCCGGTTCCCCCAGTGGACGAGAATCCGCCCTCTCCCCCCCCACCGGACGAGGGACCCGGGACGGTGCCCGACACCGGCGAGCCGCAAGGCGCAGGTCCGTGGCCGGTGGATGCGGTGCTCGACTACACGCAGGCGTTTGGCGCCGGTACCCCCCAGAGCGTGGGGCTCGATGAAGGGCTCAACCTCTGGCTGCTCGATGGAAATCGCATTGGCGTGATGCGCCCGGGCGACCCGGCGCCGGTATGGACCGCAGGCGTCGGTCAGGCACGCCAGCCGTTTGGCCGGGACTCGCTTGCGATCGACTCGACGGTCATCTGCGGCGGTGAGGCCGGCCGCGCGTACGTGGGATATCGCGCTCCCGAGATGCAGCGCGCGGAAGGCATCTCCCAGCGCACGTACATCCCCGGCCCGGGCGAGGCGAACTACACCCCCGAGCGTTACGCCGAGTACCAGAAGGGAGATCTCGATGCGGTCCGCCTCCAACCCGACGGGACCGTCGCGCTCGAGGAACACGTCTGGCGCACCACTGGCGCGTCGAACGCAGGCAAGCAGATCGGAATCCACAACACGAATGACTTTCACTACGAAGAAGACCGCAGCATCCTGAACTGCGCTCGCGTGACGCGCGGCCCGTATCGCGGAGACCTCTACGTCACGACAAACCACGGCGTGACTCGCATCCAGGGGCTCACGTACAACAGCCACCGTCATCCAGGCTGGTACCTCATCACCACGAATCCGGATGGAACGAAGGCCGAATCCCTGCAATGCCCGCCGATGTACGGGCTCGGCATCGCAAGCAATGGGGACGTCCTCGTCGCGAACGAACAGATGGCGGGTGTCCTGGTTCCGAGTGCGCGGCTCGAGGAGTGGGATCGCGAGAACACCTGGACAGGCCCCACGCCTTGGACCTTCAAGGGCTTCAACCACGCGCTCAACGATCAAGCGTCTGATGATTTCTGGCGAGCCTTCGAGCAGACCTCCTCGGGCCACTACTACCTGGGCAGCGCGGAGTTCGGCGTCTGGGCGATGACACCGAAGTCCCGGTCCACGGGGAACTGGTCGAAACTCGCAGGGCTGCCCTCGAACCGGATTCTCGCGCTCAAAGCAACGGACGATGGCGCGCTCTACATCGGCACGAACGGTGCGGGCCTCTGGCGGCTGGAGCCGGATGGCTTGACGTTGACCCACGTGCAGCAGGTCTCTGGCCAACGCATCTTGCAACTCGTCTATGAGCCCACGGTGACACCCAGCATGCTGCTCGTCCTCACCGACCTGGGGCTGACCGTCCTCCGAGGTCCATAG
- a CDS encoding DoxX family protein produces MKFLKPHAERLYALFRIAAGLMFMLHGMQKVLGMFGGIPPEAPAFIVYGAGSIELVGGLLIAIGLFAAPAAFLSSGTMAVAFFLGHVIPAQGNLNPLVNKGELAVLYCFAFFYIAAHGSGIWSADAARGAKH; encoded by the coding sequence ATGAAATTCCTGAAACCTCACGCCGAACGCCTCTACGCCCTGTTTCGAATCGCCGCCGGACTGATGTTCATGCTGCACGGGATGCAGAAGGTCCTCGGCATGTTCGGAGGCATACCGCCCGAGGCCCCTGCGTTCATCGTCTACGGCGCGGGCTCGATCGAGCTCGTGGGCGGCCTGCTCATCGCGATCGGACTGTTTGCGGCCCCTGCGGCCTTCCTCTCCAGCGGCACCATGGCGGTCGCCTTCTTTCTCGGGCACGTGATTCCCGCCCAAGGAAATCTCAACCCGCTCGTGAACAAGGGCGAGCTCGCCGTGCTGTACTGCTTCGCGTTCTTCTATATCGCCGCGCACGGCTCGGGGATCTGGAGTGCCGACGCCGCGCGCGGCGCGAAGCACTAG